In a genomic window of Rhizobium sp. N324:
- a CDS encoding Tm-1-like ATP-binding domain-containing protein, which produces MGKVYIVGTCDTKGAELNYAKEVVHRAGTGAVLVDVGTLGEDADADIRARDVAEFHPEGAAAVLGQTDRGTAVSAMAKALTAFLRSRGDIGAVLGLGGTGNTALVTEAMRALPIGLPKLMVSTVASGNVAPYVGPNDLTMMYSVVDVAGLNAISRRVIGNAANAAAGMARNPIAASRDDRTGIGMTMFGVTTPCVTEMRQLLGETHEIYVFHATGVGGQSMEKLVDSGLLQGVIDVTTTEVADLLIGGVFPATEDRFGAVIRTGLPYVGSVGAVDMVNFGARETVPAPFRDRRLHVHNAQVTLMRTTPDDNSRIGAFIVERLNRMQGPVRFLLPLQGVSAIDAAGQPFHDPDADAALFSAIRSGWRDAENRRLIEIDAHINSPEFAAALVANFHDIHASRREF; this is translated from the coding sequence ATGGGAAAGGTCTATATCGTCGGCACCTGCGACACCAAGGGCGCCGAGCTGAATTACGCCAAGGAGGTGGTACATCGGGCCGGCACCGGTGCCGTGCTGGTCGATGTCGGCACGCTTGGGGAGGATGCCGACGCCGATATCCGGGCGCGCGACGTCGCTGAATTTCATCCCGAGGGTGCGGCGGCCGTGCTTGGGCAAACCGATCGGGGAACGGCGGTCTCGGCCATGGCCAAGGCGCTGACGGCCTTCCTGAGATCACGCGGCGACATCGGAGCCGTCCTCGGCCTTGGCGGAACCGGCAACACCGCGCTCGTGACCGAGGCGATGCGCGCGCTTCCGATCGGCCTGCCGAAACTGATGGTCTCGACGGTCGCCTCGGGCAATGTCGCGCCCTATGTCGGACCGAACGATCTGACAATGATGTATTCGGTCGTCGATGTCGCCGGCCTCAATGCGATCTCGCGCAGGGTGATCGGCAATGCGGCGAACGCGGCGGCCGGCATGGCCCGCAATCCGATCGCCGCTTCGCGTGATGATCGGACGGGCATCGGCATGACCATGTTCGGTGTCACCACGCCTTGCGTCACCGAGATGCGCCAGCTGCTCGGCGAAACGCATGAAATCTACGTCTTTCATGCGACCGGCGTCGGCGGCCAGTCGATGGAGAAACTGGTCGATTCCGGTCTGCTGCAGGGCGTGATCGACGTGACGACGACGGAGGTTGCCGATCTTCTGATCGGCGGCGTATTTCCGGCGACCGAGGATCGCTTCGGCGCCGTCATCCGCACCGGCCTGCCCTATGTCGGCTCGGTCGGCGCCGTCGACATGGTGAATTTCGGCGCACGCGAAACCGTGCCGGCGCCTTTCCGCGACCGCAGGCTTCACGTCCACAATGCGCAGGTGACGCTGATGCGCACCACGCCGGATGATAATAGCCGGATCGGCGCTTTCATCGTCGAACGACTGAACCGGATGCAAGGCCCGGTCCGCTTCCTGCTGCCGCTTCAAGGCGTTTCGGCCATCGATGCCGCCGGCCAGCCCTTCCACGATCCGGACGCCGATGCCGCACTGTTTTCAGCCATCCGCAGCGGCTGGCGCGATGCGGAAAACAGACGCCTCATCGAGATCGACGCCCATATCAACAGCCCGGAATTCGCCGCCGCACTCGTTGCCAACTTCCACGACATCCATGCCTCCAGGAGAGAGTTTTGA
- a CDS encoding carbohydrate ABC transporter permease, translating to MSMRNREWPVALALTPVLILILAPFVWLLISSFKTEAEIGRADPFTWPADLMWRNYLDAWQIGGFGDLVGNSLINLVGVVILSLITCAPAGYALAKIRFPGREWLFYAFILGLTVPVQAIVIPLYQVLFGLNLVNTLTGIVLVQVSNGIPFGIFLMRSFFIGVPDDLIEAAKIDGASHVQILTKVFLPISTPAVQALVIISALSTWNDFFLPLIVLISPEVQTLPLGLVRFASTYASDYRLVFSGTVISFLPIILLYILMQRRFTEGLTQGAIKG from the coding sequence ATGAGTATGCGTAATCGCGAATGGCCGGTGGCGCTGGCGCTGACCCCTGTTTTGATCCTGATCCTCGCCCCGTTCGTCTGGCTGCTGATCTCCAGTTTCAAGACCGAAGCCGAAATTGGCCGGGCCGACCCCTTCACCTGGCCCGCCGATCTGATGTGGCGGAATTATCTGGATGCCTGGCAAATCGGCGGCTTCGGCGACCTCGTCGGCAACAGCCTCATCAATCTTGTCGGCGTCGTCATCCTGTCGCTGATCACCTGCGCGCCTGCCGGCTACGCACTCGCCAAGATCCGTTTTCCCGGTCGCGAATGGCTGTTCTACGCCTTCATCCTCGGCCTCACCGTGCCGGTCCAGGCGATCGTCATTCCGCTTTACCAGGTGCTCTTCGGGCTGAACCTCGTCAACACGCTGACTGGAATCGTCCTGGTGCAGGTCAGCAACGGCATTCCCTTCGGCATCTTTCTCATGCGGAGCTTCTTCATCGGCGTGCCGGATGATCTGATCGAAGCCGCCAAGATCGACGGCGCCTCGCATGTCCAGATCCTCACCAAGGTCTTCCTGCCGATCTCGACACCGGCGGTGCAGGCGCTCGTCATCATCAGCGCACTCTCCACCTGGAACGATTTCTTCCTGCCGCTGATCGTGCTGATCAGCCCGGAGGTGCAGACGCTGCCGCTCGGGCTCGTCCGTTTCGCCAGCACCTATGCTTCCGACTATCGCCTGGTCTTTTCGGGCACCGTCATTTCGTTCCTGCCGATCATTCTTCTCTACATCCTGATGCAGCGCCGTTTCACCGAGGGGCTGACGCAGGGAGCAATCAAGGGCTGA
- a CDS encoding ABC transporter substrate-binding protein gives MLKFLARGTALAAMIAVSSPADAETLKIWGPEQITEPLVAQLWNGIKADFEKANPGVTVEFMPPTGTISNGAVQAAIQSDAGPDVVLTNSGIGRISVVKNAKQVMPLTEQYEKRGWKDQIYRWLYAELKGQFGGEIYEVPDGLDALGIWYHKDLFAQAGWKIPASWSEFEALMKSIEETGLQPIAIGPRTTGSAGHLFGNLLQSASGKEVIGKALRREIAWDDPAVAAGAIRLQKLVEAGDIKKEMAGLDLDGASRLWFNKRAAMFVAGPWFTANARKAGYDLTNAGYAPMPSDIKGAAIPTGGVGWSWLIPVNSKQPELAMKWIDFMLSDAVMKKRAQDPASTMIYPREIPGLEPPTPVLKDIFAAAAGGVGYNPSVYLPGPVLDTYFQVIQGLISGQIGGADGMKQIQAKMTEAK, from the coding sequence ATGCTGAAATTTCTTGCCCGCGGCACGGCACTGGCGGCGATGATCGCCGTAAGCTCACCGGCAGATGCCGAAACCCTGAAGATATGGGGGCCGGAACAGATCACCGAACCGCTGGTCGCTCAGCTCTGGAACGGTATCAAGGCCGATTTCGAAAAGGCCAATCCCGGTGTGACCGTCGAATTCATGCCGCCGACCGGCACGATCAGCAACGGCGCGGTGCAGGCGGCGATCCAGTCGGATGCCGGTCCCGACGTGGTCCTCACCAACTCGGGCATCGGCCGCATCAGCGTCGTCAAGAACGCCAAGCAGGTCATGCCGCTCACCGAGCAATATGAAAAGCGCGGCTGGAAAGACCAGATCTACCGCTGGCTCTACGCCGAGCTGAAGGGCCAGTTCGGCGGCGAGATCTATGAGGTTCCCGATGGTCTCGACGCGCTTGGAATCTGGTACCACAAGGATCTTTTCGCGCAGGCCGGCTGGAAGATCCCGGCGAGCTGGAGCGAATTCGAAGCGCTGATGAAATCGATCGAGGAGACCGGCCTGCAGCCTATCGCCATCGGTCCGCGCACAACAGGCAGCGCCGGTCACCTCTTCGGCAACCTGCTGCAATCGGCGAGCGGCAAAGAAGTGATCGGCAAGGCCTTGCGCCGCGAGATCGCCTGGGACGATCCCGCGGTCGCCGCCGGCGCCATCCGGCTGCAGAAGCTGGTCGAAGCCGGCGACATCAAGAAAGAGATGGCGGGCCTCGATCTCGACGGCGCCTCGCGCCTCTGGTTCAACAAGCGCGCAGCGATGTTCGTCGCCGGCCCCTGGTTCACCGCCAATGCCCGCAAGGCCGGCTACGACCTCACGAACGCCGGCTATGCACCGATGCCCTCCGACATCAAGGGCGCGGCGATCCCGACCGGCGGCGTCGGCTGGAGCTGGCTGATCCCCGTCAACTCCAAGCAGCCGGAACTCGCGATGAAATGGATCGACTTCATGCTGTCCGATGCCGTGATGAAAAAACGCGCGCAGGACCCGGCGAGCACGATGATCTATCCGCGCGAAATCCCTGGCCTCGAACCGCCGACCCCGGTGCTCAAGGATATCTTCGCGGCCGCGGCCGGCGGCGTCGGTTACAATCCGAGCGTCTATCTGCCCGGGCCGGTGCTCGACACCTACTTCCAGGTCATTCAGGGCCTGATCTCCGGCCAGATCGGCGGCGCGGACGGCATGAAGCAGATCCAGGCGAAGATGACAGAGGCGAAATAG
- a CDS encoding universal stress protein → MYRTIICGIGMGSRQTANRLLRRAAALVEEGGNIVVVHVIENIPHRHLMELPEEFETTAIADAERKLAALCKELGIPATIEVRVGTAASLLVAVARETSADLILLSSHARDITDYIFSSIVDKVVRHAGCSVLIDRRFDRRHSGSESQAEDTALL, encoded by the coding sequence ATGTATCGGACGATCATCTGCGGCATCGGCATGGGTTCCAGGCAAACGGCAAACCGCCTGTTGCGCCGGGCGGCGGCGCTGGTGGAGGAAGGCGGAAACATCGTCGTCGTGCACGTCATCGAAAATATCCCGCACCGTCACCTGATGGAGCTTCCCGAGGAATTCGAAACGACTGCCATCGCCGACGCGGAAAGGAAACTGGCAGCACTCTGCAAGGAGCTCGGGATTCCGGCGACGATCGAGGTTCGCGTCGGCACGGCCGCCTCCCTGCTCGTCGCGGTCGCCAGGGAGACGTCGGCCGACCTTATTCTGCTGTCATCGCATGCGCGCGATATCACCGACTACATCTTCTCCTCGATCGTCGACAAGGTCGTGCGCCACGCCGGATGCTCTGTTCTCATCGATCGGCGTTTCGATCGCAGGCACTCCGGCTCGGAATCGCAAGCTGAAGACACAGCACTCCTCTAA
- a CDS encoding Gfo/Idh/MocA family protein, producing MSHHVQREIRYNFEFDHRIKACFIGAGGHAYRNVYPALRYAPVELAGICDLDLSRAEKFAKLFGAGKAYTDHRDMLEQERPELVFLVTAYHPDGRVQATDLALDALTAGAHVWMEKPTAASLEDIERLRAASAAAGRMVMTGLKKTFFPTIEKLKDLIGSPGFGRLTSINVRYPQSLPKPEERDDLVRMQSFLDHIYHPGAILNFLGGEVDRASYEWEALTGATVTSLRFRSGAIGTLHLAAGQSGGSIFERVEIIGEGANAIVENGSRLTYFRKADLPSYGRAASFIQPDENAALTYEPEHSLGQLYNNNLFYLGYVPEILHLTDAILSGTSITRGTLEIAREIMKLFEFYRRTDAGVTTHL from the coding sequence ATGTCGCACCATGTCCAGCGGGAAATCCGCTACAATTTCGAGTTCGATCATCGCATCAAGGCCTGCTTCATCGGCGCCGGCGGCCATGCCTACCGCAATGTCTATCCGGCGCTGCGTTATGCCCCGGTCGAGCTTGCCGGCATCTGCGATCTCGATCTTTCCCGCGCCGAAAAATTCGCCAAGCTTTTCGGCGCCGGCAAAGCCTATACCGATCACCGTGATATGCTCGAGCAGGAAAGACCGGAGCTGGTCTTTCTCGTCACCGCCTATCATCCCGACGGCCGGGTGCAGGCGACCGACCTGGCGCTCGACGCGCTGACCGCAGGCGCGCATGTCTGGATGGAGAAGCCGACGGCGGCAAGCCTTGAGGATATCGAAAGGCTGCGGGCGGCAAGTGCCGCGGCCGGCCGCATGGTCATGACCGGGCTCAAGAAGACCTTCTTTCCGACGATCGAGAAACTCAAGGATCTGATCGGCTCGCCCGGTTTCGGCAGGCTGACTTCGATCAATGTCCGTTATCCCCAGAGCCTGCCGAAACCGGAAGAGCGCGACGATCTCGTCAGGATGCAGAGCTTCCTCGATCACATCTATCATCCCGGGGCGATCCTCAATTTCCTCGGCGGCGAGGTCGACCGCGCCAGTTATGAATGGGAAGCGCTGACCGGCGCCACCGTCACCAGCCTGCGCTTCCGCTCCGGCGCGATCGGCACGCTGCACCTGGCCGCCGGCCAATCCGGCGGCAGCATCTTCGAACGAGTCGAGATCATCGGCGAGGGCGCCAACGCCATCGTCGAAAACGGCAGCCGGCTGACTTATTTCCGCAAGGCGGACCTGCCGTCCTATGGCCGCGCCGCAAGCTTCATTCAGCCGGACGAGAATGCGGCGCTCACCTACGAGCCGGAGCATTCGCTCGGCCAGCTCTACAACAATAACCTCTTCTATCTCGGCTATGTGCCCGAGATCCTGCATCTGACCGATGCGATCCTTTCCGGCACATCGATCACCCGGGGCACGCTCGAAATCGCCCGAGAGATCATGAAACTTTTCGAATTCTACCGACGCACGGATGCCGGCGTCACCACCCATCTCTGA
- a CDS encoding GntR family transcriptional regulator gives MNAPRHLTLRERIYEEIVRLIVSGELPSGVSIDEKELTERLQVSRTPFREAIGTLAKEGLIEIKPYRGFFVRSFTPKEIDDLYNLRKTLECFAVELAVPQMSDRHIAGFERILDEAVAALRRGDMETYGIRDKEFHETIAELSGSLPLIETLARLALQIQICRSIANESRDLAERAAEERDQILQAFRARDIARAKALMHAHISDVQQAVMTRFQKS, from the coding sequence ATGAACGCACCGCGCCACCTCACCCTTCGCGAGCGCATCTACGAGGAAATCGTTCGGCTGATCGTCTCCGGCGAGCTGCCGAGCGGCGTCTCGATCGATGAAAAGGAATTGACCGAACGACTGCAGGTCAGTCGCACACCGTTCCGCGAGGCAATCGGCACGCTCGCCAAGGAAGGGCTGATCGAGATCAAGCCTTATCGCGGCTTCTTCGTGCGCAGCTTCACGCCGAAGGAGATCGATGATCTCTATAATCTGCGCAAGACGCTCGAATGTTTCGCGGTCGAACTCGCCGTTCCGCAGATGAGCGACCGGCACATCGCCGGCTTCGAGCGCATCCTGGACGAGGCGGTGGCGGCACTCCGCCGCGGCGACATGGAAACCTACGGCATTCGCGACAAGGAATTTCACGAGACCATCGCCGAGCTTTCCGGAAGTCTGCCGCTGATCGAAACACTGGCGCGGCTGGCGCTGCAGATCCAAATCTGCCGCTCGATCGCCAATGAGAGCCGCGATCTGGCCGAAAGGGCAGCCGAAGAGCGAGACCAGATCCTGCAGGCTTTCCGGGCGCGCGACATTGCCCGCGCCAAGGCGCTGATGCACGCGCATATCAGTGACGTCCAGCAGGCCGTGATGACGCGATTCCAGAAGAGCTAG
- a CDS encoding chaperone modulator CbpM: protein MDDLEFRLCLKIDVVQLDLWIEQGWLIPEMSNEGRQFHDADVARARLILDLMGDMGVNEAGVDVVMDLVDQLHGLRATMERLMTAIGRQERDVQRRLFESLEDIDRFGTAGRMP, encoded by the coding sequence ATGGATGATCTCGAATTCCGTCTTTGCTTGAAAATCGATGTCGTCCAGCTCGATCTCTGGATCGAACAGGGCTGGCTGATCCCGGAGATGTCGAACGAAGGGCGGCAGTTTCACGACGCCGACGTCGCGCGCGCGCGGCTCATCCTGGACCTGATGGGCGATATGGGCGTCAACGAAGCCGGCGTCGATGTCGTCATGGACTTGGTCGACCAGTTACACGGCCTGCGGGCAACGATGGAGAGGCTGATGACCGCCATCGGCAGGCAGGAGCGGGATGTCCAGCGCCGGCTGTTCGAGAGCCTCGAGGATATCGACCGGTTTGGAACGGCCGGCCGCATGCCTTGA
- a CDS encoding carbohydrate ABC transporter permease has product MAGHTGGLSARMPKRRTAGSGSAGGDASTAFWLMAPALGLYAVFTLLPIAATFWLSFNSSAGFNTSASFVGFDNYAKAADDPIVWKSLAHTFLWLAYHVVMAGGLGLLLALAVNRLRITQVFFRTAFFLPHLVSLAVVGVIWANIYDPFFGLMNTALTRIGLGAFTQGWLSDPALVLFSVNVASSWQGFGLYMLLFIAGLQNIDRSLYDAAEVDGANAFQKLIYVTLPGLHEVTTFVVSLAMINGLKGFATVFVMTNGGPFYQSELITTYIYRLAFQSQDHGLAAVLCILLSLLAIAITIVFNRWRARLSQ; this is encoded by the coding sequence ATGGCAGGGCATACGGGCGGCCTGTCCGCCCGCATGCCCAAACGCCGGACGGCCGGGTCCGGCTCGGCCGGTGGGGACGCCAGCACCGCATTCTGGCTGATGGCGCCGGCGCTCGGCCTCTACGCCGTCTTCACGCTGCTGCCGATCGCCGCGACTTTCTGGCTGAGTTTCAATAGCTCGGCCGGCTTCAATACGTCCGCCAGCTTCGTCGGCTTCGACAATTATGCCAAGGCGGCGGATGATCCGATCGTCTGGAAGAGCCTCGCCCATACATTTCTCTGGCTCGCCTACCATGTGGTGATGGCGGGCGGTCTCGGCCTGCTGCTGGCGCTCGCGGTCAACAGGCTCAGGATCACCCAGGTTTTCTTCCGCACCGCTTTCTTCCTGCCGCATCTGGTGTCGCTGGCGGTGGTCGGCGTCATCTGGGCCAATATCTACGATCCGTTTTTCGGCCTGATGAATACGGCGCTGACACGGATCGGGCTCGGTGCCTTCACGCAAGGCTGGCTTTCCGATCCCGCCCTGGTGCTCTTTTCCGTCAATGTCGCAAGCTCCTGGCAGGGTTTCGGCCTCTACATGCTGCTCTTCATCGCCGGGCTGCAGAATATCGACCGCTCGCTTTACGACGCGGCTGAGGTGGACGGCGCCAACGCCTTCCAGAAGCTGATTTATGTGACGCTGCCGGGGCTTCACGAGGTGACGACCTTCGTTGTCTCGCTGGCGATGATCAACGGTCTGAAGGGTTTTGCCACGGTCTTCGTCATGACCAATGGCGGCCCCTTCTACCAAAGCGAACTGATCACGACCTATATCTACCGGCTTGCATTCCAATCCCAGGATCACGGGCTCGCGGCAGTGCTCTGCATCCTGCTCAGCCTGCTGGCGATCGCCATCACCATCGTCTTCAACCGCTGGCGCGCGAGGCTTTCGCAATGA
- a CDS encoding NAD(P)-dependent oxidoreductase translates to MPDFAIIGAGAMGSAVAKRLIDHGATVLTCLEGRSERTIARAKAAGMVPVSRQDLAKADLVLSIVPPAEAIGVAELVANISSGLQPPPFIDLNAIAPKTMQALAARFEGSRVDVLDGAIIGGPPAAGKPGPTLYVSGDSAGRSRLLEDYGLRVRGLDGPLGAASALKMCYAGINKGFTGLGAAMLLAASRSGAAESLKAELAESLPDVDRKLSKSIPDMYPKAYRWVAEMQEIADFLGEDDPAATVFRGMAEVFSRLADDVEGDRMLVRQLDEILGSPETAGAMVMP, encoded by the coding sequence ATGCCGGATTTTGCGATTATCGGAGCGGGCGCCATGGGAAGCGCTGTCGCCAAACGACTTATCGACCATGGCGCCACGGTGCTGACCTGTCTCGAAGGCCGTAGCGAGCGGACGATTGCACGGGCTAAGGCCGCCGGCATGGTGCCGGTCAGCAGGCAGGATCTGGCGAAAGCCGACCTCGTCCTGTCGATCGTTCCGCCGGCGGAAGCGATAGGTGTTGCCGAGCTCGTCGCAAACATATCGTCGGGATTGCAGCCGCCGCCCTTTATCGACCTCAACGCGATTGCGCCGAAAACGATGCAGGCGCTGGCGGCAAGGTTCGAAGGCAGCCGGGTGGACGTGCTTGACGGCGCCATCATCGGCGGGCCGCCGGCTGCCGGCAAACCAGGTCCGACCCTCTATGTCAGTGGCGATAGCGCTGGGCGGAGCAGGCTGCTCGAAGATTACGGCTTGCGGGTCCGCGGGCTCGATGGACCGCTCGGCGCGGCTTCGGCGCTGAAGATGTGTTACGCCGGCATCAACAAGGGATTTACCGGCCTCGGCGCGGCTATGCTGCTTGCCGCATCGCGCTCCGGCGCTGCCGAAAGCCTGAAGGCCGAACTCGCCGAAAGCCTCCCCGACGTCGACCGCAAGCTGTCGAAATCCATTCCCGACATGTATCCGAAAGCCTATCGCTGGGTCGCCGAAATGCAGGAGATCGCCGATTTCCTGGGAGAGGATGATCCGGCTGCGACGGTTTTTCGGGGCATGGCTGAGGTTTTCTCCAGGCTGGCCGACGACGTTGAGGGCGACCGCATGCTGGTCAGGCAGCTGGACGAGATCCTCGGCTCCCCGGAAACCGCCGGTGCAATGGTCATGCCATAG
- a CDS encoding cupin domain-containing protein, producing the protein MSETDIIFRKAGGEFMPTTWGELNWKITGDGTPGTEMTFGTCRINPGERNQLHSHPDCEEILYVVSGLCEHKLGDALYRLEAGDAIRIPRNVRHWARALGTEPLFALIMFSSGTRTAVNHEGEGAA; encoded by the coding sequence TTGAGCGAAACCGACATTATTTTCAGGAAAGCCGGCGGCGAATTCATGCCGACCACATGGGGCGAACTCAACTGGAAGATTACCGGCGACGGCACGCCCGGCACCGAGATGACCTTCGGCACCTGCCGCATTAATCCCGGCGAGCGCAACCAGTTGCACTCGCATCCCGATTGCGAGGAGATTCTCTACGTCGTTTCCGGCCTTTGCGAGCACAAGCTCGGCGACGCCCTTTACCGGCTCGAAGCCGGCGACGCGATCCGCATTCCCCGCAATGTCCGCCATTGGGCGCGCGCGCTTGGCACCGAACCGCTCTTCGCCCTGATCATGTTTTCCTCAGGCACCAGGACGGCGGTCAATCATGAAGGCGAAGGCGCGGCCTG
- a CDS encoding phosphoenolpyruvate hydrolase family protein: MTRIDRNAILNKLRRKISEGRPIIGGGAGTGLSAKSEEAGGIDLIVIYNSGRYRMAGRGSLAGLLAYGNANEIVKEMGREVLPVVRHTPVLAGVNGTDPFMLPDFFLDELKAMGFAGIQNFPTVGLIDGTFRANLEETGMGFDLEIDIIARANAKDMLTTPYVFSAEDAIAMTRAGADIVVCHLGLTTGGAIGAETALTLDGCVEKINAWTDAARSVRDDVIVLCHGGPIAMPADAAYVLARCKGCNGFYGASSMERLPTEVAIRAQVEDFAKI; this comes from the coding sequence TTGACCCGTATCGACAGGAACGCCATTTTGAACAAGCTTCGCCGCAAGATCTCCGAGGGCCGGCCGATCATCGGCGGCGGTGCCGGCACCGGCCTTTCGGCCAAGAGCGAGGAGGCCGGCGGCATCGATCTGATCGTGATCTACAATTCCGGTCGTTACCGCATGGCCGGGCGCGGCTCGCTGGCAGGCCTGCTCGCCTATGGCAATGCCAATGAAATCGTCAAAGAGATGGGCCGCGAGGTTCTGCCGGTCGTGCGCCACACGCCGGTGCTGGCCGGCGTCAACGGCACCGATCCCTTCATGCTGCCCGATTTCTTCCTCGACGAGTTGAAGGCGATGGGTTTTGCCGGCATCCAGAACTTTCCCACCGTCGGGCTGATCGACGGCACCTTCCGCGCCAATCTCGAAGAAACCGGCATGGGCTTCGATCTCGAGATCGATATCATCGCCCGCGCCAACGCCAAGGACATGCTGACGACGCCCTATGTCTTCAGTGCCGAGGACGCCATTGCCATGACCCGGGCCGGCGCCGATATCGTCGTCTGCCATCTCGGCTTGACCACGGGGGGCGCGATCGGCGCCGAAACGGCGCTGACGCTCGACGGATGCGTGGAGAAGATCAACGCATGGACGGATGCCGCCAGATCCGTGCGCGACGACGTCATCGTGCTCTGCCATGGCGGCCCGATCGCCATGCCGGCGGACGCCGCCTATGTGCTCGCCCGCTGCAAGGGGTGCAACGGCTTTTACGGTGCAAGCTCGATGGAGCGGTTGCCGACCGAAGTCGCGATCCGGGCGCAGGTCGAGGATTTTGCAAAGATTTAG
- a CDS encoding DnaJ C-terminal domain-containing protein, with translation MSQDPYELLGVKRDATQKDIQSAFRKLAKKLHPDLNPGDRKAEERFKEISTAYEILSDAEKRGRFDRGEIDMTGAERAQRSYYRDYASASGPGDPYRNSSGFADFADADNSFANFFSRRAGGGRMRSQGQDRRFSMEVDFLEAVNGTRTEIKLPDGPQLDVQIPPGTRDGQTLRLRGKGEPGIGGGPPGDALIEIRVAPHRFFTRDGDDIRLELPISLGEAVLGGKVRVPTPSGPVNLTLPPHSNTGKILRLKGKGVATRGGGHGDVYVTLKIVLPDNPDERLTALMKEWATAHPHDPRKNMEA, from the coding sequence ATGAGCCAGGATCCCTATGAGCTTCTGGGCGTGAAACGGGATGCGACGCAGAAGGATATTCAAAGCGCATTCCGCAAGCTCGCCAAGAAACTTCACCCCGACCTTAACCCGGGCGACAGAAAGGCTGAGGAACGGTTCAAGGAAATTTCGACCGCCTACGAGATCTTGAGCGATGCGGAAAAACGCGGACGCTTCGACCGCGGCGAGATCGATATGACGGGCGCCGAGCGGGCGCAGCGCAGTTATTACCGCGACTACGCCTCGGCGAGCGGTCCCGGCGATCCCTACCGCAACAGTTCCGGCTTTGCCGATTTCGCCGATGCCGACAATTCCTTTGCCAATTTCTTTTCGCGCCGCGCCGGCGGCGGCAGGATGCGCAGTCAGGGCCAGGACCGGCGTTTCTCCATGGAGGTCGATTTTCTCGAGGCCGTCAACGGCACCCGGACCGAGATCAAGCTGCCGGACGGGCCGCAGCTCGATGTGCAGATCCCGCCCGGAACCCGCGACGGCCAGACCTTGCGGCTGCGCGGCAAGGGCGAGCCGGGCATTGGCGGCGGGCCGCCGGGTGATGCCCTCATCGAAATCCGCGTGGCTCCCCACCGCTTCTTCACACGCGACGGCGACGACATCCGCCTGGAGCTGCCGATCTCGCTCGGCGAGGCGGTGCTTGGCGGCAAGGTCCGCGTGCCGACTCCGTCGGGACCGGTCAACCTGACGCTGCCCCCGCACTCGAATACGGGTAAGATCCTGCGTCTCAAGGGCAAGGGTGTCGCCACACGCGGCGGCGGGCACGGCGACGTCTATGTCACCCTGAAGATCGTGCTGCCCGACAATCCCGACGAACGGCTGACAGCCCTGATGAAGGAATGGGCGACGGCACATCCACACGATCCGAGGAAGAACATGGAGGCTTGA